From Tripterygium wilfordii isolate XIE 37 chromosome 13, ASM1340144v1, whole genome shotgun sequence, the proteins below share one genomic window:
- the LOC120012862 gene encoding protein NETWORKED 4B-like, translating to MDKTVQQFLKRIEEDGKYLIKKAEIYCQNKPEMISKVEDFYSMCQSLAEHYDHITEELQENIGSELQTQLIDNFELGFDQDSTLQTPNYKQGLYKSIDGVVTLSSGGDSSTFSLKEGTESSNSSSSDSESESLLSANNNLSISRNSNGGLHKKIFEFQADIPSIKQKLQGVIEENVDSEIMVGENDNYEGLVERITKLEKELKISNLKLRLSEDEVNQLKSELKRRETAIVLAGDLQSQLESAHSDIEMKEADLELLKRQGMDSQKTIAELEALLSNSNFNNGSLMKELEESKEKLKESDQELANLKHELQHTHQVQSKLDLALEDIVALKDELQIEKKQNSELRERYAAVNDAQREETVQFQTEISSLKEKLNLVEARVKEWELRVNFLEDKIRKMEAEEIEIKTLHDAQETVLQGQINQMKVDLAEGGGHVEALNKELDRLKLKYDMLMAEKDEVTAKANTLTANLDSQENHIRQMEERQRQFDVDHLKLITGYESAEKQVAELKARVEELEKEVDWQKVVISDRAEEKREAIRQLCFSLEHYRTGYKELCQAYKGHAAIAS from the coding sequence ATGGACAAAACTGTCCAGCAATTTCTGAAAAGGATCGAAGAAGAtggaaaatatttaataaagaaGGCTGAAATTTATTGTCAGAATAAGCCAGAAATGATTTCCAAAGTCGAAGATTTCTACAGCATGTGTCAATCACTAGCTGAACACTATGACCATATAACAGAAGAATTACAGGAGAATATTGGGTCAGAGCTACAAACACAGCTCATTGACAATTTCGAACTTGGCTTCGATCAAGATTCTACATTGCAAACTCCTAATTACAAGCAGGGTTTGTACAAGTCTATTGATGGTGTAGTAACTCTCAGCTCAGGTGGTGATAGCTCTACTTTTTCCTTGAAAGAAGGCACTGAATCATCTAATTCATCATCCTCAGATTCTGAATCAGAATCTCTTCTTTCTGCCAATAATAACTTGAGCATTTCTAGGAACAGCAATGGGGGACTGCATAAGAAGATATTTGAGTTCCAAGCTGATATACCAAGCATTAAACAGAAGCTCCAGGGGGTGATAGAAGAAAATGTAGACAGTGAGATAATGGTAGGAGAAAATGACAATTATGAAGGATTGGTTGAAAGAATTACTAAGCTTGAAAAAGAGCTGAAAATTTCAAATCTGAAACTCCGCCTATCAGAAGATGAGGTTAACCAGTTGAAGAGTGAGCTTAAACGAAGGGAAACTGCAATAGTACTTGCAGGGGATTTGCAGTCTCAGCTTGAATCAGCACACAGTGATATTGAGATGAAGGAGGCTGATCTGGAATTGCTGAAAAGACAAGGAATGGACTCGCAAAAGACAATAGCAGAGTTGGAAGCTCTTCTTTCAAACTCCAATTTCAACAATGGTAGCTTGATGAAAGAGCTAGAAGAGAGTAAAGAAAAACTCAAGGAGTCAGATCAAGAGCTTGCAAACTTAAAGCATGAACTCCAGCATACTCATCAGGTGCAAAGTAAGCTTGACTTGGCTCTAGAAGACATAGTCGCCTTGAAGGATGAGCTTCAAATAGAGAAAAAGCAGAATTCTGAATTGAGGGAGAGGTATGCTGCAGTGAATGATGCCCAGAGAGAGGAGACTGTGCAGTTCCAAACTGAGATTTCGAGCTTGAAAGAAAAACTGAACCTGGTAGAAGCAAGGGTAAAAGAATGGGAGTTAAGAGTAAACTTTCTGGAGGATAAGATAAGGAAAATGGAAGCTGAGGAGATAGAGATAAAAACTTTGCATGATGCTCAAGAGACTGTGTTGCAAGGACAAATCAATCAGATGAAAGTAGATCTTGCTGAGGGTGGTGGACATGTTGAAGCTTTAAATAAAGAGCTTGACAGACTTAAACTGAAATATGATATGCTTATGGCAGAGAAGGATGAAGTCACTGCTAAGGCAAACACACTAACAGCAAACTTAGATTCACAGGAAAATCATATCAGGCAAATGGAAGAACGTCAGAGACAATTTGATGTGGATCACCTTAAGCTGATTACTGGATATGAGAGTGCAGAGAAGCAAGTTGCTGAACTGAAGGCAAGAGTTGAGGAGCTGGAGAAGGAAGTGGATTGGCAGAAAGTTGTGATCTCAGATAGGGCTGAAGAGAAAAGGGAAGCAATACGGCAGCTTTGTTTCTCACTGGAGCATTACAGAACTGGATACAAAGAACTTTGTCAAGCATACAAGGGGCATGCAGCTATAGCTTCCTAA